In Anolis carolinensis isolate JA03-04 unplaced genomic scaffold, rAnoCar3.1.pri scaffold_14, whole genome shotgun sequence, the following proteins share a genomic window:
- the efna1 gene encoding ephrin-A1 isoform X1 has translation MALPLPLFWGALVGLWLRLGGSSAERHLVFWNSSNPKFQRSGGYTVEVHLNDYLDILCPHYEGSSGVPPAGSMERYTLFLVEREEFLTCRPRSKEQVRWECNRPDTAHGPERFSEKFQRFTPFTLGKEFRPGHEYYYISKPIHRHGDDCLKLRVMVAGKDARTLPSPNDPTPKGRLQSDDPDAPMLRSVGHNAAPSFPGSPFPFPGVLILLLLLTTLRLLPPLGP, from the exons ATGGCGCTGCCTTTGCCCCTGTTTTGGGGGGCCCTGGTGGGGCTCTGGCTCCGGTTGGGGGGCTCTTCGGCCGAGAGGCACCTCGTCTTCTGGAACAGCAGCAACCCCAA GTTCCAGCGCAGCGGAGGCTACACGGTGGAGGTGCACCTGAACGACTACCTGGACATCCTGTGCCCGCACTACGAGGGGTCTTCGGGGGTCCCTCCGGCGGGGTCCATGGAGCGCTACACGCTCTTCCTGGTGGAGCGGGAGGAGTTCCTGACGTGCCGGCCGCGGTCCAAGGAGCAGGTGCGCTGGGAGTGCAACCGGCCGGACACAGCCCACGGCCCCGAGCGCTTCTCCGAGAAGTTCCAGCGCTTCACCCCCTTCACCCTCGGGAAGGAGTTCCGCCCGGGACACGAGTACTACTACATCT CAAAACCAATCCACCGGCATGGAGACGACTGCCTCAAGCTGCGGGTGATGGTGGCCGGGAAGGACG CTCGGACGCTGCCCAGCCCCAATGACCCCACACCGAAGGGGCGGCTCCAGTCAG ATGACCCGGATGCCCCGATGCTCCGCAGCGTGGGTCACAATGCGGCCCCTTCCTTCCCCGGAAGCCCCTTCCCCTTCCCGGgggtcctcatcctcctcctcctcctcaccacgCTAAGGCTGCTTCCGCCGTTGGGGCCGTGA